AGACGAGGGGAACATCTGAATTAGCTCAAAAGGATTTAATCCATAAAACACCACTGGGATGCCGTGATATTTTAAGTGTCCCTACATATCCACCCAGCCCcagtttttgctttgcttgctaGCAGATGagtgcagcagggaaggcaggggcAAGGCGAGCTGCCCGCAGCGAGCGTCCCCACTTGGACACCACCATGCCATGTCCACCCTTACAGTGAACACGGAGTGCACAGGCAGAAAAAAGTCTCcgaaaagcagcagcattagCAATGTCTTGCACACTGAAGTAGGTCTTAGAGGAGGCAAAGCAGCAGCGGGAGGAGGTGCTCCCACACTCCCCTTGCCCACCCGTATGCTTTGGCACaagctgggaggcagctggtGGCTCCAGCATCCTGGCGGGCAAGGACACGCGTACCTGCACCACCAGCCTGCTCATCCCTCCTCCATCAGgagcgaggaggaggagcagtGTGTGGTATGATCACGGCATCTTTGAAAGAGGCCTCGCACACCGCTGCCAGGCAGACATCTCTGCTGGATCAGCATGGATTTCGGTCTGAGGACTGTGCCCGGCTGTTGCTGTGGCTCTCGGTGCCACCTCTGCCTGCACAGGTGGGCTGTGTACAACAGGCTGGGGCTCGGCTACCAGAGAGGATGCAAGCGCCGACTCCCTGGTGCCCATTTAAGATGACTGTAAGAAAGCAGCCAGGAAGACTTCAGAGACAGTATCTCTGGAGTGGCCAGCCTCCCCTGCCGGCGCCACACATGCATGTTTTCCAAGCACAGAGGAGAATTTGGATATAGTGCAGCCAGTCCTTCAGATGAGATGTGAAAGCAGAGACCTCCTCCACCAGCATCGCCTGAGGTGCAGTGTGCAGAACCTGTAGCACGTCCTGAACCCCCCATGAAAATAAGCCAACATCCAGCTCGCTGCCTCCTCTTCCACTAGACAGCTTTTAATGCCCATCCCAAGACTGTACATTGCTGCGGAGAATAGCTGTGACGTTCGTCCAGGTCGTAGCTGCCTACCTGTGCCTGTGCGGAGGGTTCGGTGCTCAACGGTCCCGTTGGAGAGGCAGCGTCCGGCTACTTGGAGCTCGTGTACTTGGTGACAGCCTTGGTGCCCTCTGAGACAGCGTGCTTGGCCAGCTCCCCCGGGAGCAGCAGGCGCACGGCCGTCTGGATCTCCCGTGAGGTGATGGTGGAGCGCTTGTTGTAGTGCGCCAGGCGGGACGCCTCGCCGGCGATGCGCTCAAAGATGTCGTTGACGAAAGAGTTCATGATGCCCATGGCCTTGGAGGAGATGCCGGTGTCGGGGTGGACCTGCTTCAGCACCTTGTAGACGTAGATGGAGTAgctctccttcctgctcttGTGCCGCTTCTTATCGCCCTTCTTCTGGGTCTTTGTCACGGCTTTCTTGGAGCCCTTTTTGGGGGCAGAAGTGGACTTGGCTGGCTCTGGCATCCTGAGGGCTCTCTCCTCTGGCCCTTAGAGCTGcttggaaagaacaaaaaaaacaggttcatttttattcttctacaGGATAGATAGCTCTACTGAAAGATGGGACAGGCTGAGTCAGTGGCACCTCTGGATCTGAGACAAATGCCCCGTGACCCTGTACAGCAAGCATTTTTGTACTGCCGCTGAGAACCATGCTGCTTTGTGCAcgtttttgtgctgttttttgtttaaatccCCACGACACTGGCCTTGTCAACATCACTGAACCCAGACCCAGTTGGCATCTACTTAGTAAATATGGGTTGGGAGCGGGCATATTTCTGAGAGGAACATTCAAGCTCCAGGGAAAATGTTAACTGCAGCATGGATTAAGTTATGTCTTTCTGGAATGTGCTGGAGACACTTGGAAGATCTCACTGCAGCCACCTTTGTATGAGAATGTTCAAAAGTGTTTTATACAGTAACTACAAACTCCAACAGATCCTTCTTTTTTCCGCACGTGCACAAAAGCTTACTTTGAGAGTGCCTGTACTTCTATTGGTTTATACCATGCACTACAGTGGAAcataaaaagaacagatttaagCCAACTAGCTGCAGTACTGGAATCTCTCAGCATTAACGTTAGCTAGCAAAAATACCAAGGATTAGAAAAGCTCAGAGGAGGTGGCAGGAATCACCTTACAGAGAAACAGGAATaaggacaggaggaaaaaatcaaagtgCTTTAGGGCTACATGTCGATTGAGACAAGTTACATGGACTGAAATTATTTGGCATTTGGTGCTTCCTGCTTTGGGGGGAGCAGCCCTCCGTTGGTCAGCTGATGCCAGAGATGCCAGATTCTCTCTCTGACTTTTAATTAATTGTGCCACAACTTGCAAGGCCCTGACCTTTAGCTGACTGCTGTTGTCAAGAAGTGCAGCAACAAAAAGACAGTATGTAAAAAGGTCATAAAAGGGGATGCCTCCTCTTTACTACACATTTACATGCACTTTGCTATGTGGGCCAAGGGAACAGCTGTGTTGCAGCCTGGCCTATTAATACAAATGGCTTTGTGTTTGAGTGCTCCCTTGGAAGGCAAGTCCCCTCCAGGCTTTGCTGGAGGATCAGCTTCTCACATCACTCCAGGGCTTGGGCTTTTAATGCTCTGTagtctcctgcctcctgctgagGCTGTGCCCCTCTCAGAGTTGACCTATGAATTACAGACAGTTGGCTGAGAGAGAcgagagaagaaaaaggagcttCAGGGCAGATGGCATCTGaggaaatcacagaatggtttgggttggaaggggccttaaagaccacctagttccaacccctctgccatgggcagggacacatcCCAGGTTGCTCAGATGGGTAGAAGtaaacaggagagagaaatctgGGATGTAACATATGGCCTGCACACACAGAGCATTACAGATGGACCTAAGCAGTGCCAGCACCAAAGTGATGGCTgcttgctcagctctgcctctcctccttgGGAAGGAACGAGATGCCTGGCTTCTCCACTATCACCCACATCTGCAACCAAAGCCAGACACAGCATTTGGGGGGAAAATGCAATCACATGCAAGCTCTGTTGCAACAAAGTCTATAAAAAGCTCCCGGATGCTCCCTGGGGAAGCAGACACCTTCTGCTCTGCAGGCCGAGGCGGATTGATGTGCCCACTCTCAGTGGGTACCAAACTCCTCTTTCCAAACCCTGTAAGAAACTTGTTTCTCCAAGTCCTCAGCAGGTGAGATGCTGCCATACAGCTGTGGCAACAGCACCACTGCTGGTGGGTTTTTACCCTACAAGGCTCAGAGGCTGCACACTCAAACCACAGAAGCACTCGTGCCACCACGAAGCCACCATGAGGGTGAAGGGCCCTCCTGTGGGGAGACAGCCATCCTGCTGCCCCATGTCTGCTGGACACTCTGTGCTCAGGACAACCCTCCCAAACACCTCCTCATCTGGAAGCCATGTTGGGCATCAACATCctggctgggggatgacctgctggagaggagctctgaggagaaggacctgggggtcttggtggatgacaggttgaccatgagt
This is a stretch of genomic DNA from Cygnus atratus isolate AKBS03 ecotype Queensland, Australia chromosome 1, CAtr_DNAZoo_HiC_assembly, whole genome shotgun sequence. It encodes these proteins:
- the LOC118249398 gene encoding histone H2B 5-like; the protein is MPEPAKSTSAPKKGSKKAVTKTQKKGDKKRHKSRKESYSIYVYKVLKQVHPDTGISSKAMGIMNSFVNDIFERIAGEASRLAHYNKRSTITSREIQTAVRLLLPGELAKHAVSEGTKAVTKYTSSK